A genomic region of Thermoanaerobaculia bacterium contains the following coding sequences:
- a CDS encoding glycosyltransferase family 4 protein, producing MKIAFVCGEYPPGPHGGIGTMTRLLARALAEAGHSVRVAGIYPPSYPAPDYEEDEGVRVWRLREPDYRLGWVPARLALYRMIEGWAAGGEIDLVEAPDYQGYTAGWPALPVPVVVRLHGSASYFAAETRRPIKRTAFWIESRALRRADYWCSVSRYTADRTKSLFRLSGGPHAVLHNPVDADDPIRSFHRSARRIVFTGTLTPKKGVVPLVRAWPKVAERRRDAELHVFGKDGRTESGGSMRAHLQSILPRAARDSVVFHGHVDRRTVLDSLHSARAAVFPSYAEAFALAPLEAMASGCPTISTRRGSGPEMIEDGRDGLLVDPDRPEEIADAILSILGDDALARRLGAAGRRRAKESFSLPAIVSRNEEFFAGCIRAFRPQNVVVHPRRADFPPA from the coding sequence TTGAAGATCGCGTTCGTCTGCGGCGAATATCCTCCCGGTCCGCACGGCGGGATCGGAACGATGACGCGCCTCCTCGCGCGCGCGCTGGCGGAGGCCGGGCACTCGGTCCGCGTGGCGGGGATCTACCCGCCTTCGTACCCGGCTCCGGACTACGAGGAGGACGAGGGGGTCCGGGTCTGGCGGCTCCGGGAGCCGGACTATCGGCTCGGCTGGGTGCCCGCCCGCCTCGCGCTCTACCGGATGATCGAGGGGTGGGCGGCGGGGGGGGAGATCGACCTCGTCGAGGCTCCCGACTACCAGGGGTACACCGCCGGCTGGCCCGCGCTTCCCGTGCCGGTCGTCGTGCGCCTGCACGGTTCCGCGAGCTATTTCGCCGCCGAGACGCGGCGGCCGATCAAACGCACCGCGTTCTGGATCGAGAGCCGGGCGCTCCGCCGCGCCGACTACTGGTGCTCGGTTTCGCGGTACACGGCCGACCGCACGAAATCGCTCTTCCGTCTTTCCGGCGGACCGCACGCGGTGCTGCACAACCCGGTCGACGCCGACGATCCGATCCGGAGCTTCCACCGGTCCGCGCGGCGCATCGTGTTCACGGGCACGCTGACCCCGAAGAAAGGAGTCGTCCCGCTCGTGCGCGCCTGGCCGAAGGTCGCCGAGCGCCGGCGCGACGCCGAGCTCCACGTCTTCGGAAAGGACGGACGCACGGAGAGCGGCGGGTCGATGCGCGCGCATCTCCAGTCGATCCTGCCGCGCGCCGCCCGCGACAGCGTCGTCTTCCACGGACACGTCGACCGGCGGACGGTCCTCGACAGCCTGCATTCGGCGCGGGCGGCGGTCTTCCCGTCCTACGCGGAGGCGTTCGCGCTCGCTCCGCTCGAGGCGATGGCGTCGGGCTGTCCGACGATCTCGACCCGGCGCGGGAGCGGGCCGGAGATGATCGAGGACGGCCGCGACGGACTCCTCGTCGATCCCGACCGGCCCGAGGAGATCGCGGACGCGATCCTGTCGATTCTCGGCGACGACGCGCTCGCGCGCCGGCTCGGGGCGGCGGGCCGCCGCCGGGCGAAGGAGTCGTTCTCGCTCCCGGCGATCGTCTCGCGGAACGAGGAATTCTTCGCGGGGTGCATCCGGGCGTTTCGCCCGCAGAACGTCGTCGTCCATCCGCGCCGCGCCGATTTCCCCCCCGCCTGA